In one window of Caballeronia sp. TF1N1 DNA:
- a CDS encoding Gfo/Idh/MocA family protein produces MQETVRWGVLGAAKIADKFVVPAIQRSSNGRVVCVAARDRERAAAFAARHDIAHAYASYDEVLASDQVDAIYIPLPTASHFEWCKKALLAGKHVLCEKPIAMTASQVRELIALRDSTGLVCGEAFMVAHHPQWAFVQECIARGTLGELRLVEGSFTYFNDDPDALKNDLALGGGGVRDIGVYPVVTTRMATGLEPLAIGADITIDPRYGTDKLAVCDLTFAGFDLHFYCGTQLARRQHMIFHGSKGWLSLDAPFNPGVYGDAKVHIRLDGTGKAETIEFGDVDQYQSMVENFGAAVLRPGEPLAFTLENSLGNQLVIDEVLSHANR; encoded by the coding sequence ATGCAAGAGACAGTTCGTTGGGGCGTGCTCGGCGCCGCGAAAATCGCCGACAAGTTCGTGGTGCCCGCCATTCAGCGGTCGTCCAATGGCCGCGTGGTGTGCGTGGCGGCACGCGATCGCGAGCGCGCGGCCGCTTTCGCTGCACGACACGACATCGCACACGCATATGCAAGTTACGACGAAGTTCTCGCCAGCGATCAGGTCGATGCCATCTACATTCCGCTGCCAACGGCGAGTCACTTCGAGTGGTGCAAAAAAGCGCTTCTCGCCGGCAAGCATGTGCTGTGCGAAAAGCCCATCGCCATGACGGCTTCGCAAGTTCGGGAGTTGATCGCGCTGCGCGATTCGACGGGTCTCGTCTGTGGCGAGGCGTTCATGGTGGCGCACCATCCGCAATGGGCGTTCGTGCAGGAGTGCATCGCGCGCGGGACACTTGGCGAACTGCGGCTCGTGGAAGGCTCCTTCACGTATTTCAACGACGATCCCGATGCACTCAAAAACGATCTCGCATTGGGCGGCGGCGGTGTGCGTGATATCGGCGTCTATCCGGTCGTCACCACGCGCATGGCGACTGGTCTCGAGCCGCTTGCAATCGGCGCGGACATCACCATCGATCCGCGTTACGGCACTGACAAACTCGCGGTCTGCGACCTCACGTTTGCTGGCTTCGATCTACACTTTTACTGCGGCACTCAACTCGCGCGCCGCCAACATATGATCTTTCATGGATCGAAAGGCTGGCTCTCGCTCGATGCGCCGTTCAACCCTGGCGTGTACGGCGACGCGAAGGTTCATATCCGTCTGGATGGAACGGGCAAAGCGGAGACTATCGAGTTCGGCGATGTCGATCAGTATCAGTCGATGGTCGAAAACTTCGGCGCGGCGGTGCTTCGGCCGGGCGAACCGCTTGCATTCACGCTCGAAAATTCTCTCGGCAACCAGCTTGTGATCGACGAGGTGCTGTCTCATGCCAACCGGTAG
- a CDS encoding thioesterase family protein: MTTNRAFHCDKLVRFQHCDPAGIVFYPQYFVLFHEVLEDWFNDGLGVDYAHFIGTQRLGIPTVHIQADFVAPSKHGQTLRCSLKVRDLGRSSIKLSLEAALEDELRAKIEQTVVLFSFDDQTSVALPEDLRQRMMQFAAQD, encoded by the coding sequence ATGACGACAAACAGGGCCTTTCATTGCGACAAACTCGTGCGGTTTCAGCACTGCGATCCTGCCGGCATCGTGTTCTATCCGCAATACTTCGTCCTGTTCCATGAGGTGCTCGAGGACTGGTTCAATGACGGACTGGGCGTGGATTACGCACATTTCATCGGCACACAAAGACTCGGCATTCCCACGGTGCATATTCAGGCGGATTTCGTCGCGCCGAGCAAGCATGGACAGACGCTTCGTTGCTCCCTGAAGGTCCGCGATCTGGGCAGAAGTTCGATCAAACTCAGTCTTGAAGCTGCTCTCGAAGATGAGTTGCGCGCGAAAATCGAGCAGACCGTCGTGCTGTTTTCGTTCGACGATCAGACTTCGGTCGCGCTGCCGGAAGACTTGAGGCAGCGCATGATGCAGTTCGCGGCGCAGGATTGA
- a CDS encoding ABC transporter permease has protein sequence MAAKRSEDPAAHAPRSFDFSHLASRWGTVAAAVIIFIAFALGTDRFVSIDNISNVLVQISVLMVISSGLTVAVASGEFDLSIGQAASLAGVLVAGMLVLAHLPVPLAIAVAIVSGVVIGLVNGLLVTMLRIPSLIATLAMGPIALGVNYAYTGGDSIYAQMPDSFYAIAKGTVFGVIPMPIVIALVTVFVFYVLLNRTRLGRSVIATGANIQAARLSGIKVNRARVTALVLSAAGAALGGVMLTARLGTGQSGAGDAYLMDSLTAVFLGMTAFKPGRATIQGTLVGVVIIGMLDNGLNLIGAPFYLQNIVRGIVMIAAVGLAVLRGEIRFFR, from the coding sequence TTGGCCGCCAAAAGATCCGAAGACCCCGCCGCTCACGCGCCACGCAGCTTCGACTTCAGTCATCTCGCGAGCCGCTGGGGCACGGTCGCGGCGGCGGTGATCATTTTCATCGCGTTCGCGCTCGGCACCGACCGCTTCGTGTCGATCGACAACATCAGCAATGTGCTCGTGCAGATCTCCGTGCTGATGGTCATCTCGTCGGGGCTGACCGTGGCAGTGGCGAGCGGCGAATTCGACTTGTCTATCGGTCAGGCAGCGAGTCTCGCGGGCGTACTCGTCGCCGGCATGCTCGTGCTGGCGCACTTGCCAGTGCCGCTTGCCATTGCAGTGGCAATCGTTTCGGGCGTCGTGATCGGGCTCGTCAACGGCCTGCTCGTGACCATGCTGCGCATTCCCTCGCTGATCGCGACGCTCGCGATGGGACCCATCGCGCTCGGTGTCAATTACGCGTACACGGGCGGCGATTCAATCTACGCGCAGATGCCCGACAGCTTCTACGCCATTGCCAAGGGCACGGTGTTCGGCGTGATCCCGATGCCTATCGTCATTGCGCTCGTTACCGTGTTCGTCTTTTACGTGCTGCTCAATCGAACGCGGCTCGGGCGCAGCGTCATCGCGACGGGCGCGAACATTCAGGCGGCGCGTCTGTCGGGCATCAAGGTGAACCGCGCGCGTGTCACGGCGCTCGTGCTGTCGGCGGCGGGCGCGGCGCTCGGCGGCGTGATGCTGACCGCGCGACTCGGCACGGGTCAATCCGGTGCGGGCGATGCTTACCTCATGGACAGCCTCACCGCCGTGTTCCTCGGCATGACCGCATTCAAGCCGGGACGCGCGACCATTCAGGGCACGCTGGTCGGCGTCGTCATCATCGGCATGCTGGATAACGGCCTGAATCTGATCGGCGCGCCGTTCTATTTGCAGAACATCGTGCGCGGCATCGTGATGATCGCGGCTGTCGGGCTGGCGGTCTTACGCGGCGAGATTCGCTTCTTCCGCTAA
- a CDS encoding SDR family NAD(P)-dependent oxidoreductase, with the protein MYLDKFRLDGKRAVVTGAARGIGQATAEALAEAGAEVVLTDLDPAALAAAVDALNTKGFAAHGVPFDVTDPAAPQRIHDDIAARIGAIDILVNNAGIAISNEPAETMSDEVWNKVLDVNLNGLFRCCRAFGRSMLERGSGAIVNVGSMAGFIATRPQEQANYNASKAAVHHLTRSLAVEWASRGVRVNAVAPTYIDTDLVRKVSMDPNLRQYWVGGTPMGRLGRVDEIASVILFLASDAASLMTGSIVVADGGYLCW; encoded by the coding sequence ATGTATCTCGACAAATTCAGACTCGATGGCAAGCGCGCGGTCGTAACGGGCGCGGCGCGCGGCATCGGCCAGGCGACAGCCGAAGCGCTGGCCGAAGCAGGCGCCGAAGTCGTGCTCACCGATCTCGATCCCGCCGCGCTCGCTGCCGCCGTCGATGCTTTGAACACGAAGGGCTTCGCGGCTCACGGCGTGCCCTTCGACGTGACCGATCCGGCCGCGCCGCAGCGCATTCACGATGACATTGCCGCGCGTATCGGCGCGATCGACATTCTCGTCAACAACGCGGGCATCGCCATCTCAAACGAGCCGGCGGAGACGATGTCGGATGAGGTGTGGAACAAGGTCCTCGACGTGAATCTGAATGGCTTGTTTCGCTGTTGCCGCGCGTTCGGTAGATCGATGCTCGAACGCGGCAGCGGGGCAATCGTGAACGTCGGTTCGATGGCGGGGTTCATCGCGACGCGACCGCAGGAGCAGGCGAACTACAACGCGTCAAAGGCGGCGGTGCATCATCTGACGCGCTCGCTCGCGGTGGAATGGGCATCGCGCGGTGTGCGGGTCAACGCGGTTGCGCCGACGTATATCGATACCGATCTCGTCAGGAAGGTATCGATGGACCCGAACTTGCGACAGTATTGGGTAGGCGGCACACCGATGGGCCGCCTCGGACGCGTGGACGAAATCGCGTCCGTCATTCTGTTCCTTGCCAGCGACGCCGCGAGTTTGATGACTGGGTCCATCGTCGTGGCGGACGGCGGTTATCTTTGCTGGTGA
- a CDS encoding sugar ABC transporter ATP-binding protein translates to MNDNLAKGTPRLSARGVEKSFHGNPALRGVDLDLWGGEMLALVGANGAGKSTLVKIICGAQQADAGTLCIDGKPVSMKSVGDALASGIAVAHQQIAVISTLTAAENIMLGREPLSGGLIRSRALRVEASRFAQRFGIDIDLDRECGDLTLGENKILDILKALVSEPAILILDEPTASLTLNESRKLFSFLRDLKSHGLSILFISHHLNEIFEQCDRVAVLKDGAKVHDGLVAETTLQEVVHLMVGRRIEDQNWSSSASRDTVTTRIQDARIGNLDVPDLVVHAGEIVGIAGVMGGGQTGVLEALAGSMSAKVTGECIVNGKRGLPRDVADAIGRGVYLVADERLRKALFPGLTVEENLMTGTLEQTSRGGFMQHTLMRGLAHDTVKQLGIKCSGIGQDVLQLSGGNQQKVAFGRWLIRMGRSHAAKHPLLLLDNPTEGVDVGSKAEIYALIHELVKAGASVLIASAEFEEMLKLCDRIYCIADGVVGECLDRTEFSEARLLLEVN, encoded by the coding sequence ATGAATGACAATCTGGCGAAGGGAACCCCTCGCCTGAGCGCTCGTGGTGTGGAAAAGAGCTTCCACGGCAATCCGGCGCTGCGCGGCGTCGATCTCGACTTGTGGGGCGGCGAAATGCTCGCGCTCGTTGGCGCGAACGGCGCGGGCAAATCCACGCTGGTCAAGATCATTTGCGGCGCGCAGCAAGCCGATGCAGGCACGCTGTGTATCGACGGCAAGCCGGTCTCGATGAAGAGCGTCGGCGACGCGCTCGCCTCGGGCATCGCGGTGGCGCATCAGCAGATCGCGGTCATCTCGACGCTGACCGCCGCCGAGAACATCATGCTCGGACGCGAACCGTTGAGCGGCGGCCTGATCCGCTCGCGCGCCTTGCGAGTCGAAGCGAGCCGCTTCGCGCAGCGCTTTGGCATCGATATCGATCTCGACCGGGAATGCGGCGATCTCACGCTCGGCGAGAACAAGATTCTCGACATCCTGAAGGCGCTGGTGAGCGAGCCCGCCATTCTGATTCTCGATGAACCGACCGCCTCGCTCACGCTCAACGAAAGCCGAAAGCTCTTCAGCTTTCTGCGCGATCTCAAGTCGCACGGCTTGTCGATTCTTTTCATCTCGCATCACCTGAACGAGATTTTCGAGCAGTGCGATCGCGTGGCCGTGCTCAAGGACGGCGCAAAAGTGCACGATGGCCTCGTCGCCGAAACGACGCTGCAGGAAGTGGTGCATCTGATGGTCGGACGCAGGATCGAGGATCAGAACTGGTCGTCTTCCGCGTCTCGCGACACTGTCACGACGCGCATTCAAGACGCGCGCATCGGCAATCTCGACGTGCCCGATCTCGTCGTGCATGCGGGCGAGATCGTCGGCATTGCTGGCGTGATGGGCGGCGGGCAGACCGGCGTGCTGGAAGCGCTCGCGGGATCGATGAGCGCGAAGGTCACGGGCGAATGCATCGTCAATGGCAAACGCGGATTGCCGCGCGATGTCGCCGATGCGATCGGCCGTGGCGTGTACCTGGTCGCCGATGAGCGCTTGCGCAAGGCGCTCTTTCCGGGATTGACCGTCGAAGAGAATCTGATGACCGGCACGCTCGAACAAACGAGCCGCGGCGGCTTCATGCAGCACACGCTCATGCGCGGGCTCGCGCACGACACCGTGAAGCAACTGGGTATCAAGTGCAGCGGCATCGGGCAGGACGTGCTTCAGCTATCCGGCGGCAATCAGCAGAAGGTCGCGTTCGGCCGCTGGCTGATTCGCATGGGCCGAAGTCACGCGGCGAAGCATCCGCTGCTGCTGCTCGACAATCCGACCGAAGGCGTGGATGTCGGCAGCAAGGCGGAAATCTATGCGCTGATTCACGAACTGGTCAAGGCGGGCGCGAGCGTGCTGATTGCGAGCGCCGAGTTCGAGGAAATGCTCAAGCTATGCGACCGCATTTACTGCATCGCCGATGGCGTGGTGGGCGAATGTCTCGACCGCACCGAATTTTCCGAAGCAAGACTCTTGCTCGAGGTGAACTGA
- a CDS encoding acetoin dehydrogenase dihydrolipoyllysine-residue acetyltransferase subunit encodes MSKSLLLPRLGETMEQGRVVEWFKKPGESFTRGETLVEIETDKTVVEMPALADGVLRKIVAEVGEDVDVGGMLGEYDVIGEESSAVPEEAAAAAPAVAAAPAPEMRSQAASTRQDVTTGLRATPAARRVARQGGIALDDIAGTGRRGRIERHDVEARVNGTGNVGDANQAREVSAEGVLYRNLPRGRVAYREWRAPNASGAPLVLLHGFSGDAQVWSALASQLQRRGKHVIAPDLPSHGATDFDSADVDGMAAAIVALIEDLGLGGIELAGHSLGAAVATKVATALKSKVRRLTLIAPAGFGTEIDDDFIDGMAHVQKGGGLMHLLRRSALNPPLLSAQQLDQMAGAISKRGALAALAGNLVSSGRQQIDIRSELSALDAPSRVIWGLDDQIIPWQHASRAGPDIPVHFIPQAGHMPHWDQPQKVAALFI; translated from the coding sequence ATGAGCAAGTCCCTGTTGCTGCCGCGCCTGGGCGAAACGATGGAGCAGGGGCGCGTGGTCGAGTGGTTCAAGAAGCCGGGCGAGTCTTTCACGCGCGGCGAGACGCTCGTCGAAATCGAAACGGACAAGACGGTCGTGGAGATGCCCGCGCTCGCCGATGGCGTGTTGCGCAAGATCGTCGCCGAAGTGGGCGAGGACGTCGATGTCGGCGGCATGCTCGGCGAATACGACGTGATCGGCGAAGAGAGCAGCGCCGTGCCCGAGGAGGCCGCCGCCGCCGCGCCTGCCGTTGCCGCTGCCCCTGCGCCTGAAATGCGTTCGCAGGCAGCGAGCACCCGCCAGGACGTCACGACCGGCTTGCGCGCCACGCCTGCCGCACGACGCGTGGCGCGGCAAGGCGGTATTGCGCTCGACGACATCGCCGGAACGGGACGACGCGGGCGCATAGAACGCCACGATGTCGAAGCGCGCGTGAACGGCACGGGTAACGTCGGCGATGCAAATCAGGCGCGCGAAGTCTCGGCAGAAGGCGTGCTCTATCGCAATCTGCCGCGCGGTCGCGTGGCGTATCGCGAATGGCGCGCGCCGAACGCGAGCGGCGCCCCGCTCGTGCTGCTGCACGGTTTCTCCGGCGACGCGCAAGTATGGTCCGCGCTCGCAAGCCAGTTGCAGCGGCGTGGCAAGCACGTCATCGCACCGGACTTGCCTTCTCACGGCGCCACCGATTTCGACAGCGCCGACGTGGATGGCATGGCTGCCGCGATCGTCGCGCTGATCGAGGATCTAGGGCTCGGCGGCATCGAACTCGCCGGGCATTCGCTGGGTGCGGCGGTCGCCACGAAAGTCGCAACGGCGCTCAAGTCGAAAGTGCGGCGCCTGACCTTGATCGCGCCCGCCGGATTCGGCACGGAGATCGACGACGACTTCATCGACGGCATGGCGCACGTGCAAAAAGGTGGCGGGCTAATGCATCTGCTGCGCCGCTCGGCGCTCAATCCGCCGCTTCTGTCCGCGCAACAACTCGATCAGATGGCGGGCGCCATCAGCAAGCGCGGCGCGCTGGCGGCGCTCGCGGGCAATCTCGTCAGCAGCGGGCGTCAGCAGATCGATATCCGCTCCGAACTGTCCGCGCTCGACGCGCCTTCCCGCGTGATCTGGGGGCTCGACGATCAGATCATCCCATGGCAGCACGCGAGCCGCGCAGGGCCGGACATTCCCGTGCACTTCATCCCCCAGGCGGGTCACATGCCGCATTGGGATCAACCGCAGAAGGTGGCGGCGCTCTTCATATAA
- a CDS encoding thiamine pyrophosphate-dependent dehydrogenase E1 component subunit alpha, translating to MLSQSKPPLLDLYRTMRRIRTFEEHVAELYARELSAGSMLHLSIGEEGAAAGVVGALQPQDSFTTHHRGHGIFLARGAEPNRMMAEIGGKASGYCRGKGGSMHIADMALGHLGANAIVGGGISHVVGAGLSYKLLKKDAISVAFFGDGAMQQGILYESMNMAALWDLPVLFVCINNQYGMGTRIDKATRSTAFDKRAEAFGLRTGMVDGEDVEAVLDVAEDLVSGARAGKPGFMAISCFRFFGHGRMDKSPYRTPDEEEVGRKRDPIVRARGTLIERHAVTAAEIDALDAEISREMSDAIDFTANSAAPALDTMFEDVYGVGEPQPESVRSRLERVLARS from the coding sequence ATGCTTTCGCAATCCAAGCCTCCATTGCTAGACCTTTATCGCACGATGCGCCGCATCAGAACCTTCGAGGAACATGTCGCCGAGCTGTATGCGCGCGAGCTGTCGGCGGGGTCGATGCTGCATCTGTCCATCGGCGAAGAGGGCGCGGCGGCGGGTGTCGTCGGCGCGTTGCAGCCGCAGGACAGCTTCACGACGCACCATCGCGGCCACGGCATCTTTCTCGCGCGCGGCGCCGAGCCCAACCGGATGATGGCGGAAATCGGCGGCAAGGCTTCCGGGTACTGCCGTGGAAAGGGCGGCTCGATGCATATCGCCGACATGGCGTTGGGTCACCTCGGCGCGAATGCGATCGTCGGCGGCGGCATCTCGCATGTGGTCGGCGCGGGCCTGAGCTACAAGCTCCTGAAGAAAGATGCGATATCGGTGGCGTTCTTCGGCGATGGCGCCATGCAGCAAGGCATCCTCTACGAAAGCATGAACATGGCGGCGCTGTGGGACCTGCCGGTGCTTTTCGTGTGCATCAACAATCAATATGGCATGGGCACGCGGATCGACAAGGCGACACGCTCCACCGCCTTCGACAAGCGCGCCGAGGCGTTCGGCCTGCGCACGGGCATGGTGGATGGCGAGGATGTCGAAGCCGTGCTCGACGTGGCGGAAGACCTGGTCTCGGGCGCGCGCGCTGGCAAGCCCGGCTTCATGGCGATCTCGTGCTTCCGCTTCTTCGGTCATGGCCGCATGGACAAGAGTCCGTACCGCACGCCCGATGAAGAAGAAGTGGGACGCAAGCGCGATCCGATCGTCCGTGCGCGCGGCACGCTGATCGAGCGCCACGCGGTGACCGCCGCCGAGATCGACGCACTCGATGCCGAGATCAGCCGCGAGATGAGCGACGCGATCGACTTCACCGCGAACTCCGCCGCGCCTGCGCTCGACACCATGTTCGAGGATGTCTACGGCGTCGGCGAGCCGCAACCGGAATCCGTTCGCTCGCGTCTGGAACGCGTGCTGGCAAGGAGCTGA
- a CDS encoding SDR family NAD(P)-dependent oxidoreductase, which produces MSKASNGRVALVTGASRGIGRALALGLADDGFDVVVNDIERQRDALEGVAKEIRGKSRRAFALYADVSDKQQVTDMIAAAIAQAGQVDAVVNNAGILIARSVDELAEHEWDAVLDVNAKGTFLVTQALLPHMKARGYGRIVNIASIGGKHGAPLQAHYSASKAAVMGFTRVLAQEIGPFGITANAVCPGIIVTDMGRTNLEDPAIAKQWVDKTALARLGQPEDVAGPVCFFASDASAFVTGQSLNVCGGIVLS; this is translated from the coding sequence ATGAGCAAAGCATCGAATGGACGGGTGGCGCTGGTGACGGGCGCGAGCAGGGGCATTGGCCGGGCGCTCGCGTTGGGACTAGCCGACGATGGCTTCGATGTCGTCGTCAACGATATCGAACGGCAGCGCGATGCGCTCGAAGGCGTGGCAAAAGAGATTCGCGGCAAGTCGCGGCGCGCGTTCGCGCTCTATGCCGATGTCAGCGACAAGCAGCAGGTAACGGACATGATCGCGGCGGCCATCGCTCAGGCGGGTCAGGTCGACGCCGTCGTCAATAACGCGGGCATTCTGATCGCACGGTCGGTGGATGAACTCGCCGAGCACGAATGGGATGCGGTGCTCGATGTCAACGCGAAAGGCACGTTCCTCGTGACGCAAGCCTTGTTGCCGCACATGAAGGCGCGCGGGTACGGACGCATCGTGAATATCGCGTCGATTGGCGGCAAGCATGGCGCGCCGCTGCAAGCGCATTACTCGGCATCGAAGGCGGCGGTCATGGGCTTCACGCGCGTGCTCGCGCAGGAGATCGGCCCGTTCGGCATCACGGCCAACGCGGTGTGTCCGGGCATTATCGTGACGGACATGGGGCGCACGAATCTCGAGGACCCTGCAATCGCGAAGCAGTGGGTCGACAAGACCGCGCTCGCGCGGCTCGGACAACCCGAAGACGTGGCCGGGCCGGTGTGCTTCTTCGCCTCCGATGCCTCCGCTTTCGTGACCGGACAATCGCTCAACGTGTGCGGCGGGATCGTGCTGAGTTGA
- a CDS encoding sugar ABC transporter substrate-binding protein codes for MEDSNSQEPEFSRRRLLGMAAAVGGTQFAQMLFGATSAHAQTPASSPQGGKPLKIAVVAQQMSAQSDQRSWNGLQQWLKKSGLDKTWQIKQTDAKGDPGQLVSQIEDAITAKSDAILVLYGTLTAAKSALDHLTASKIPFFSLDSGWQAPAIADITSNNYAMSAQTSQFMIDTLLAQGKTKANMCAIIANFHHGTRKRGKVMKTALTENEWISLKNERVIQYSGFYEATQNTVNDWLTTYGKDLDVIWCPWDEPAMAAAEVVMSRGMQDKIMVIGHDGHPTALDRMRKPNYPLICTTAQAFEVWGAYTGWLINEIVAKGGDAKKLVPVPTVEFPAPLLVRGVNIPGPNEPTYNAKDLYYIYRDRAVAGM; via the coding sequence ATGGAAGACAGCAACAGCCAGGAACCGGAGTTCTCGCGCCGCCGTCTGCTCGGCATGGCGGCCGCCGTCGGCGGTACGCAGTTCGCCCAGATGCTGTTCGGGGCGACAAGCGCCCACGCGCAAACGCCGGCATCGTCGCCGCAAGGCGGCAAGCCGCTGAAGATCGCGGTGGTGGCGCAGCAGATGTCCGCGCAATCCGACCAGCGCTCGTGGAACGGCCTGCAGCAGTGGCTCAAGAAGTCGGGTCTCGACAAGACCTGGCAGATCAAGCAGACCGATGCAAAGGGCGATCCGGGTCAGCTCGTGAGCCAGATCGAGGATGCGATCACCGCGAAGTCCGATGCCATTCTCGTGCTGTACGGCACGTTGACCGCGGCGAAGAGCGCGCTCGATCACCTCACGGCATCGAAGATTCCGTTCTTCAGTCTGGACTCGGGATGGCAGGCGCCCGCTATTGCGGACATCACCAGCAACAACTACGCAATGAGCGCGCAGACCTCGCAGTTCATGATCGATACGTTATTGGCCCAGGGCAAGACCAAGGCCAACATGTGCGCGATCATCGCGAACTTTCACCACGGCACGCGCAAGCGCGGCAAGGTGATGAAGACGGCCCTCACGGAAAACGAATGGATTTCGCTCAAGAACGAACGCGTGATCCAGTATTCCGGTTTCTACGAGGCGACGCAGAACACCGTCAACGACTGGCTCACGACCTACGGCAAGGATCTCGATGTGATCTGGTGCCCGTGGGACGAACCGGCCATGGCGGCGGCAGAAGTCGTCATGTCGCGCGGCATGCAGGACAAGATCATGGTGATCGGCCACGACGGGCATCCGACGGCACTCGACCGCATGCGCAAGCCGAACTATCCGTTGATCTGCACGACGGCGCAGGCCTTCGAAGTCTGGGGCGCCTACACCGGCTGGCTCATCAACGAGATCGTGGCGAAGGGTGGCGACGCGAAGAAGCTCGTGCCGGTTCCAACCGTTGAATTCCCCGCGCCTCTCTTGGTGCGCGGCGTGAATATCCCCGGGCCGAACGAGCCGACCTATAACGCGAAAGATCTGTACTACATCTATCGCGATCGCGCCGTGGCCGGCATGTGA
- a CDS encoding alpha-ketoacid dehydrogenase subunit beta, translated as MSSLTRITYRDALRQALRDAMQADDTVVVIGEEVGVYGGAYGVTKDLIKEFGAARLIDTPISEPAIVGAAVGAAMTGLRPVAELMYVDFLGMTMDQVGNQAAKIRYMFGGQIGVPMVLRTQGGTGRSAGAQHSQSLEALAMHTPGLRLAMPATASDAYHLLRHSLTLPDPVVFIEHKALYARKEDADLTTPIAPWGKAAVRRSGKDVTLVTYSRMVYVALEAAEALARNGVDVEVIDLRTLNPLDMETVVASVNRTGRAVVVTESASTCGVASEIAARISEECFDFLEDPVLRLAGEDVPISVSPALESASIPTAQLIVDMISNMVPA; from the coding sequence ATGTCCAGTCTGACCAGAATCACTTACCGCGACGCGCTGCGCCAGGCGTTGCGCGACGCCATGCAGGCCGATGACACCGTCGTCGTGATCGGCGAGGAAGTCGGCGTGTACGGCGGCGCGTATGGCGTCACGAAAGACCTCATCAAGGAATTCGGCGCCGCGCGTTTGATCGATACGCCGATCAGCGAGCCCGCCATCGTCGGCGCGGCGGTCGGCGCGGCGATGACCGGCCTGCGACCGGTCGCGGAATTGATGTACGTGGACTTTCTCGGCATGACGATGGATCAGGTCGGCAATCAGGCCGCGAAAATCCGCTATATGTTCGGCGGACAGATCGGCGTGCCGATGGTCTTGCGCACGCAAGGCGGCACGGGCCGGTCGGCGGGCGCGCAGCATTCGCAGAGTCTCGAAGCGCTCGCCATGCACACGCCCGGCTTGCGCCTTGCCATGCCCGCCACGGCTTCCGATGCCTACCATCTGCTGCGTCACAGCCTGACTTTGCCGGACCCAGTAGTGTTCATCGAGCACAAGGCGCTCTATGCACGCAAGGAAGACGCGGACTTGACCACGCCCATCGCGCCGTGGGGCAAGGCAGCGGTGCGGCGCAGCGGCAAGGACGTCACGCTCGTCACCTATTCGCGCATGGTGTATGTCGCGCTCGAAGCCGCCGAGGCGCTGGCGCGCAATGGCGTCGATGTCGAAGTGATCGACTTGCGCACGCTCAATCCGCTCGATATGGAAACCGTGGTGGCGTCGGTGAATCGCACGGGGCGCGCGGTCGTCGTCACCGAGTCGGCTTCGACGTGCGGCGTCGCCTCCGAGATCGCGGCGCGCATCTCGGAGGAGTGCTTCGACTTCCTCGAGGATCCGGTGCTCAGGCTCGCGGGCGAAGACGTGCCGATCTCGGTGTCGCCCGCGCTCGAAAGCGCGAGTATTCCGACGGCGCAACTCATCGTCGACATGATCTCGAACATGGTGCCGGCATGA